Proteins co-encoded in one Medicago truncatula cultivar Jemalong A17 chromosome 8, MtrunA17r5.0-ANR, whole genome shotgun sequence genomic window:
- the LOC11430158 gene encoding tetraspanin-2, whose translation MGVSNNITAVLNIIAILASIPIIASGIWLASKPDNECIANFRWPIVIIGILVFLVALTGFIGAYYNKEGLLALYLFAMALLIALLLIILVFAFVVTRPDGSYVVPDRGYKEFRLDGFSSWLRHRVTGSGSWRKIMPCLAASDVCIKLTQNYITADQFFNSHISPLQSGCCKPPTVCGYSYVSPIMWTNPVNPMADSDCNLWNNDQNQLCYNCNACKAGLLGNLRKEWRKANIILIVAVVVLIWVYVIACSAFKNAQTEDLFTRYKQGWV comes from the exons ATGGGTGTAAGCAACAATATAACCGCAGTTCTAAACATCATAGCAATATTAGCCTCAATACCAATCATAGCTTCCGGAATTTGGCTAGCTTCAAAACCAGACAACGAATGCATAGCCAATTTCCGATGGCCCATTGTCATAATCGGCATCCTTGTCTTCCTCGTTGCTTTAACTGGTTTTATAGGTGCTTATTATAACAAAGAAGGTCTCTTAGCACTTTACCTTTTTGCTATGGCACTTTTAATCGCTCTTCTACTCATCATCCTCGTTTTCGCCTTCGTTGTTACTAGACCTGATGGAAGCTATGTTGTTCCTGATAGAGGGTACAAAGAGTTTAGGTTAGATGGGTTTTCTTCTTGGTTGAGGCACCGTGTTACTGGTTCTGGGAGTTGGCGGAAGATTATGCCGTGTTTGGCTGCTTCTGATGTTTGTATTAAACTCACCCAGAATTATATCACTGCTGATCAATTCTTTAACTCTCATATCTCTCCCTTACAG TCGGGATGTTGCAAACCTCCAACTGTTTGTGGATACAGTTATGTGAGTCCCATAATGTGGACAAACCCTGTGAATCCCATGGCTGATTCCGATTGCAACTTGTGGAACAATGATCAGAACCAGCTATGCTACAATTGTAATGCTTGTAAGGCTGGTCTACTTGGGAACCTAAGAAAAGAATGGAGGAAAGCAAATATTATTCTCATCGTTGCTGTAGTTGTTCTTATATGGGTTTATGTCATTGCTTGCAGTGCTTTTAAGAATGCTCAAACAGAAGACCTCTTCACCCGTTACAAACAGGGTTGGGTATGA
- the LOC11442178 gene encoding galacturonokinase isoform X2 gives MAGSCWPSDTELNEMREKVSQMAKVKKEDVRVVVSPYRICPLGAHIDHQGGTVLAMTINKGILLGFTPSGSDEFVIRSGQFQGEVKFRVDDIQQPVQTTKIKNDNMAENSSEPQEQCNWGRYARGAVYALQNRGHNISKGIIGYIRGSDGLDSSGLSSSAAVGVAYLLALEHANDLVISPTENIEYDRLIENEYLGLKNGIMDQSAILLSRHGCLMCMNCKTKEYKLIHRPTVQDYKKSEQPKAAKMLLALSGLKQALTTNPGYNRRVAECKEAAQILLEASGDHEAEHILSNVAPEVYEAHKCKLEPDLAKRAEHYFSENMRVMKGVEAWETGSLEDFGILIAASGRSSIQNYECGSEPLIQLYEILLRAPGVLGARFSGAGFRGCCIALVEEHLATEAASFVRREYLKAQPELASQISRDTAVLVCDSGDCARVI, from the exons CTAAATgaaatgagagagaaagtttctCAAATGGCAAAGGTGAAGAAAGAGGATGTTCGAGTTGTCGTATCACCCTATCGTATTTGTCCTTTGGGGGCACATATTGATCATCAG GGTGGGACTGTTTTAGCTATGACAATCAATAAGGGAATACTTCTGGGGTTCACTCCTTCTGGAAGTGATGAG TTTGTAATTCGTTCGGGACAGTTTCAAGGAGAAGTGAAGTTCAG AGTTGATGATATTCAGCAGCCAGTGCAAACTACTAAGATAAAAAATGATAACATGGCAGAGAATTCTTCCGAGCCACAGGAACAATGTAACTGGGGGCGTTATGCTAGAGGAGCTGTATATGCACTACAGAATAGGGGACACAATATTTCAAAG GGTATCATTGGATACATACGTGGTTCTGATGGTCTGGACAGTTCGGGATTAAGTTCTTCTGCCGCA GTTGGAGTAGCTTACCTCTTGGCTTTGGAGCATGCAAATGATTTAGTAATATCTCCTACTGAAAATATTGAATATGATAG GTTGATTGAGAATGAATATTTGGGTCTGAAAAATGGCATAATGGACCAATCAGCTATATTACTTTCGAGGCATGGTTGTTTGATGTGCATGAATTGCAAG ACGAAAGAATATAAGCTTATTCACCGGCCAACGGTGCAAGATTACAAAAAGAGTGAACAACCGAAAGCAGCCAAAATGTTGCTGGCTCTTTCTGGTTTGAAGCAAGCTTTGACTACCAACCCTGGATATAATAGGCGAGTTGCAGAGTGTAAAGAGGCTGCACAAATTCTTCTTGA AGCATCTGGAGATCATGAAGCGGAGCACATCCTATCAAATG TTGCACCAGAAGTTTATGAGGCTCACAAG TGCAAATTAGAACCTGATCTGGCCAAAAGAGCAGAGCATTATTTCTCAGAGAATATGCGTGTTATGAAAG GAGTTGAGGCTTGGGAAACGGGAAGTTTAGAAGATTTTGGAATTCTCATCGCTGCTTCTGGTCGAAGTTCCATTCAAAATTATGAATGTG GTTCTGAACCACTGATTCAACTGTATGAGATCCTATTGAGAGCTCCTGGTGTATTGGGAGCACGTTTCAGTGGTGCTGGGTTTAGAGGATGCTGTATTGCCCTTGTGGAGGAGCACCTTGCTACTGAAGCTGCATCATTTGTCAGGAGAGAATATCTCAAAGCCCAGCCCGAGTTAGCTAGTCAGATAAGCAGAGATACTGCAGTTTTAGTATGTGATTCTGGTGATTGCGCACGTGTAATTTGA
- the LOC11436512 gene encoding venom phosphodiesterase 2, with product MGSDPLSLNSTKPTQIPTQDQQEHDSPSSSSSLALLSFNTENSSSSSSTPSSSSSFNKTLFISLIIITSISLSAAFSFAFLFLSSSQTTTQNNNSSPLNSFARPLTKLKRPVVLLISSDGFRFGYQFKTFTPSITRLISNGTEAETGLIPVFPSLTFPNHYSIATGLYPAYHGIINNHFLDPISGDQFFMGSHDPKWWLGEPIWETVVKNGLKASTYFWPGSEVNKGIWDCPLKYCLHYNDSVPFEKRVDFVLKYFDLPSDDIPDFMTLYFEDPDHQGHKVGSDDPEITKAVSRIDNMIGRLISGLEQRGVFEDVTIIMVGDHGMVGTCDKKLIFLDDLAPWIEIPESWVITHTPVLTIRPSSGNVPSDVVAKMNEGLSSGKVVNGENLRMYLKEDLPSRLHYASSDRIPPIIGLIGEGFKVEKKKTKHQECGGSHGYDNSFFSMRSIFIGHGPQFARGRKIPSFENVEIYNLITSILKIKGAANNGSTSFAESVLLPAA from the coding sequence ATGGGTTCAGATCCTTTGTCACTGAATTCAACAAAACCAACACAAATTCCAACTCAAGATCAACAAGAACATgattcaccatcatcatcatcatcactggctcttctctctttcaacactgaaaattcttcatcttcttcttcaaccccttcttcttcttcttctttcaacaAAACCCTCTTCATCtctctcatcatcatcacctCCATTTCACTCTCAGCTGCATTTTCCTTTGCctttctcttcctctcttcATCACAAACAACCACCCAAAACAATAACTCTTCTCCTTTGAACAGTTTTGCTCGTCCTCTCACCAAACTCAAACGCCCTGTTGTACTTTTGATTTCCTCAGATGGGTTTCGATTTGGTTATCAATTCAAAACCTTTACTCCTTCTATCACTCGTTTGATTTCAAATGGAACAGAAGCTGAAACAGGGTTGATTCCTGTTTTTCCATCCTTAACTTTTCCAAATCATTACTCTATTGCTACTGGTCTTTACCCTGCTTATCATGGTATAATCAATAACCATTTTTTAGATCCTATTTCTGGTGATCAATTTTTTATGGGTAGCCATGATCCAAAATGGTGGTTAGGTGAACCCATATGGGAAACTGTGGTGAAAAATGGATTGAAAGCTTCTACATATTTTTGGCCTGGTTCTGAGGTAAACAAAGGTATTTGGGATTGTCCTTTGAAGTATTGTTTACATTATAATGATTCTGTTCCTTTTGAGAAAAgggttgattttgttttgaaatattttgatttgcCTAGTGATGATATTCCTGATTTTATGACACTTTATTTTGAGGACCCTGATCATCAAGGTCATAAAGTTGGATCTGATGATCCTGAGATTACTAAAGCTGTTTCTAGAATTGATAATATGATAGGTAGGTTGATTAGTGGTTTAGAACAAAGAGGGGTTTTTGAGGATGTTACTATTATTATGGTAGGTGATCATGGAATGGTTGGTACTTgtgataaaaaattgatttttcttgaTGATTTAGCTCCTTGGATTGAAATACCAGAGAGTTGGGTCATTACACATACTCCAGTACTTACAATTCGTCCGTCTTCTGGTAATGTACCGTCTGATGTTGTTGCTAAGATGAATGAAGGATTAAGTTCAGGGAAAGTTGTAAATGGAGAGAATTTGAGGATGTATCTTAAAGAAGATTTACCTAGTAGGCTTCATTATGCATCAAGTGATCGGATTCCACCGATAATTGGTTTAATTGGAGAAGGTTTTAAggttgaaaagaagaaaacgaAGCATCAAGAATGTGGCGGCTCACATGGTTATGACAATTCATTTTTCTCCATGAGGAGTATTTTTATTGGACATGGTCCTCAATTTGCAAGAGGGAGAAAGATACCTTCATTTGAGAATGTTGAGATTTATAATTTGATTACATCTATTCTGAAGATAAAGGGTGCAGCTAATAATGGCTCTACCTCATTTGCAGAATCTGTTCTTCTGCCTGCTGCATAG
- the LOC11442178 gene encoding galacturonokinase isoform X1 gives MAGSCWPSDTELNEMREKVSQMAKVKKEDVRVVVSPYRICPLGAHIDHQGGTVLAMTINKGILLGFTPSGSDEFVIRSGQFQGEVKFRVDDIQQPVQTTKIKNDNMAENSSEPQEQCNWGRYARGAVYALQNRGHNISKGIIGYIRGSDGLDSSGLSSSAAVGVAYLLALEHANDLVISPTENIEYDRLIENEYLGLKNGIMDQSAILLSRHGCLMCMNCKHMQTKEYKLIHRPTVQDYKKSEQPKAAKMLLALSGLKQALTTNPGYNRRVAECKEAAQILLEASGDHEAEHILSNVAPEVYEAHKCKLEPDLAKRAEHYFSENMRVMKGVEAWETGSLEDFGILIAASGRSSIQNYECGSEPLIQLYEILLRAPGVLGARFSGAGFRGCCIALVEEHLATEAASFVRREYLKAQPELASQISRDTAVLVCDSGDCARVI, from the exons CTAAATgaaatgagagagaaagtttctCAAATGGCAAAGGTGAAGAAAGAGGATGTTCGAGTTGTCGTATCACCCTATCGTATTTGTCCTTTGGGGGCACATATTGATCATCAG GGTGGGACTGTTTTAGCTATGACAATCAATAAGGGAATACTTCTGGGGTTCACTCCTTCTGGAAGTGATGAG TTTGTAATTCGTTCGGGACAGTTTCAAGGAGAAGTGAAGTTCAG AGTTGATGATATTCAGCAGCCAGTGCAAACTACTAAGATAAAAAATGATAACATGGCAGAGAATTCTTCCGAGCCACAGGAACAATGTAACTGGGGGCGTTATGCTAGAGGAGCTGTATATGCACTACAGAATAGGGGACACAATATTTCAAAG GGTATCATTGGATACATACGTGGTTCTGATGGTCTGGACAGTTCGGGATTAAGTTCTTCTGCCGCA GTTGGAGTAGCTTACCTCTTGGCTTTGGAGCATGCAAATGATTTAGTAATATCTCCTACTGAAAATATTGAATATGATAG GTTGATTGAGAATGAATATTTGGGTCTGAAAAATGGCATAATGGACCAATCAGCTATATTACTTTCGAGGCATGGTTGTTTGATGTGCATGAATTGCAAG CATATGCAGACGAAAGAATATAAGCTTATTCACCGGCCAACGGTGCAAGATTACAAAAAGAGTGAACAACCGAAAGCAGCCAAAATGTTGCTGGCTCTTTCTGGTTTGAAGCAAGCTTTGACTACCAACCCTGGATATAATAGGCGAGTTGCAGAGTGTAAAGAGGCTGCACAAATTCTTCTTGA AGCATCTGGAGATCATGAAGCGGAGCACATCCTATCAAATG TTGCACCAGAAGTTTATGAGGCTCACAAG TGCAAATTAGAACCTGATCTGGCCAAAAGAGCAGAGCATTATTTCTCAGAGAATATGCGTGTTATGAAAG GAGTTGAGGCTTGGGAAACGGGAAGTTTAGAAGATTTTGGAATTCTCATCGCTGCTTCTGGTCGAAGTTCCATTCAAAATTATGAATGTG GTTCTGAACCACTGATTCAACTGTATGAGATCCTATTGAGAGCTCCTGGTGTATTGGGAGCACGTTTCAGTGGTGCTGGGTTTAGAGGATGCTGTATTGCCCTTGTGGAGGAGCACCTTGCTACTGAAGCTGCATCATTTGTCAGGAGAGAATATCTCAAAGCCCAGCCCGAGTTAGCTAGTCAGATAAGCAGAGATACTGCAGTTTTAGTATGTGATTCTGGTGATTGCGCACGTGTAATTTGA
- the LOC11442179 gene encoding phospholipase A2-alpha, which translates to MLPVLVFLFFYCTFLSIPVSALNIGVQTTGVTISMNETCSRKCESNFCSVPPLLSYGKYCGINYSGCPGETPCDDLDTCCMNHDLCVKAKNYDYLSQECSQTFIKCLNKFKKSGGPTFDGNTCEVDYIIELLSVVMEGALLAGSLKQALEYWLVFSRN; encoded by the exons ATGCTTCCAGTACTTGTTTTCCTCTTCTTTTATTGCACCTTTTTATCCATTCCCGTCTCTGCCCTCAATATTGGAGTTCAAACTACAGGAGTCACCATCTCTATG AACGAAACATGCAGCAGGAAATGTGAGTCAAACTTCTGTTCAG TGCCTCCATTATTGAGTTATGGAAAGTACTGTGGGATTAATTATAGTGGTTGCCCTGGGGAGACACCTTGTGATGACCTTGATACTTGTTGCATGAATCATGACCTTTGTGTGAAAGCCAAAAACT ATGACTACCTAAGCCAAGAGTGCAGTCAAACATTCATAAAATGTTTGAACAAGTTTAAGAAGAGTGGAGGTCCTACGTTCGATGGAAACACATGTGAAGTGGATTATATTATTGAACTCCTCAGTGTTGTAATGGAAGGTGCTCTGCTGGCTGGAAGTCTTAAACAAGCCTTAGAGTATTGGTTGGTATTTTCAAGAAATTAA
- the LOC112417451 gene encoding uncharacterized mitochondrial protein AtMg00310-like — MYALTQYQEAYGQTINFDKSEMIFSPNISNDAKKEFYDKLPIKINDRIQKYLGLPTQFGRSKEQDFSFIMDRIWKKLKGWKEKSLSFEGRGVLIRAVTQVIPTYYMSCFLLPKGLCEKIERVVCSFWWGSTNTKKKIHWKNKEILFKFKHDGGMVFKSLRDFNIAMLAKQVWRFHTNLNTLIAKCFKSKYYPHTDILEADLGNNPNYAWRSIQNAIWPILKGSCWRVGKGDNIRIWDDNWIPTYHSLRVLNPKRNNPHINKVKDLIRA, encoded by the coding sequence ATGTATGCTCTCACACAATATCAAGAAGCCTATGGTCAAACTATAAATTTTGACAAATCAGAGATGATTTTTAGTCCTAACATCTCCAATGATGCTAAAAAGGAATTTTATGACAAACTTCCAATTAAAATCAATGACAGGATACAAAAATACCTTGGTTTGCCAACCCAGTTTGGCAGATCAAAAGAACAGGATTTCAGCTTCATTATGGATAGGATCTGGAAAAAGCTAAAGGGCTGGAAGGAAAAAAGTTTATCCTTTGAGGGCAGAGGAGTCCTCATCAGAGCAGTTACTCAAGTCATTCCTACATACTACATgagttgttttcttcttcccaaGGGCCTTTGTGAGAAAATTGAAAGGGTAGTATGCTCTTTCTGGTGGGGATCTACCAACACTAAAAAGAAAATTCACTGGAAGAATAAGGAAattctttttaaattcaaacatgATGGTGGCATGGTATTTAAAAGCCTTAGGGATTTCAACATTGCAATGCTTGCCAAACAGGTGTGGCGCTTTCACACCAATCTTAATACTCTAATAGCTAAGTGTTTTAAGTCTAAGTATTACCCTCATACTGATATCTTAGAAGCTGACCTTGGCAACAATCCCAATTATGCTTGGAGAAGTATTCAAAATGCCATCTGGCCCATTCTTAAAGGAAGTTGCTGGAGGGTAGGAAAGGGAGACAACATCAGGATTTGGGATGATAACTGGATACCTACTTATCATTCTCTCAGAGTTCTCAACCCTAAAAGAAACAATCCCCATATCAATAAGGTTAAAGATCTTATCCGTGCATAA
- the LOC11428999 gene encoding cytidine deaminase 1 — MDRPVFVIEATEAKSMAKSSSLTLTQLLPSLVTSAQSLARPPISNFHVGAVGLSPSGRILIGVNVEFPGLPLHHSIHAEQFLLTNLSLHDEPNLHSFAVSAAPCGHCRQFFQEIRGAPDIQIIITSESDPNFTSLSHFLPYRFGPHDLLPQHAPLFLEPRNNGLTQKLPNGVCKGDAVDEKLKIAAMEGANKSHAPYSNSPSGMAIVDCNGKIYKGSYVESAAFNPSLGPLQAAVVAFMVGGGGKYDEIVGAVLVEKDGAMVKQEGTVRLLLEAISPKCQLQTFLCE, encoded by the coding sequence ATGGATCGACCCGTTTTTGTTATCGAAGCCACCGAAGCCAAATCCATGGCCAAATCTTCATCCCTCACTCTCACCCAACTCCTCCCATCACTTGTCACCTCCGCCCAATCCCTCGCCCGCCCACCCATCTCCAATTTCCACGTCGGAGCTGTCGGATTATCCCCATCGGGTCGGATCTTAATCGGAGTCAACGTCGAATTCCCAGGCCTCCCTCTTCATCACTCCATCCACGCCGAACAGTTTCTCCTCACAAATCTCTCCCTCCACGACGAACCCAATCTCCACTCATTCGCCGTCTCCGCCGCTCCCTGTGGCCACTGCCGGCAATTCTTCCAAGAAATCCGCGGAGCACCCGatattcaaatcatcattacCTCCGAATCCGACCCGAATTTCACTTCTCTGTCTCATTTTCTTCCTTACAGATTCGGTCCACACGATCTTCTCCCTCAACACGCTCCTCTGTTTTTGGAACCACGTAACAACGGGTTAACGCAGAAACTACCCAACGGCGTTTGCAAAGGTGATGCGGTTGATGAAAAGCTAAAGATTGCAGCTATGGAGGGTGCGAATAAATCGCACGCTCCTTATAGTAATTCACCATCTGGAATGGCGATTGTGGATTGtaatggaaaaatatataaaggatCTTATGTTGAATCGGCGGCGTTTAATCCGAGTTTGGGTCCTCTTCAGGCTGCGGTGGTGGCGTTTATGGTTGGAGGTGGTGGTAAGTATGATGAGATAGTGGGTGCTGTGTTGGTAGAGAAGGATGGAGCTATGGTGAAACAAGAGGGTACTGTTAGATTGTTGCTTGAAGCTATTTCTCCTAAATGTCAATTGCAGACTTTTTTATGTGAATGA
- the LOC11432657 gene encoding F-box/kelch-repeat protein At3g23880: MGNDFKILKPQPTSPSKTPLHNSQNDTVSTPSVPKTDTENPLPELPEELIINEILLRLPVRSLLQFKCVCKSWKTLISDPQFSKTHRKASTADPLLVTSVIHSGKCEIIAYPVKPPPENLSTPVESFSIFGTRRKYHIIDSFNGLLCLYDVSQFNFTLWNPSINLKSETSPTNVLSDYKFMTYHGFGYDHVNDKYKVLVVMRNAAVVDYREIVTRIYTFGENSWKTVPNFPGKSHVWSGKFVSGTLNWLVNKRAGGNSSQRGILSFDLGKETFREVLLPQHDGYDVRNCGLYVLSNCLCVCFDHSNKNHWGVWMMNQYGVTESWTKLMIIPCKKLMRHLVDPLFISENGVLILMMNSIYSKFVRYNLNNGRIGYPKILGKLGREMHIYHESLVSPQWN; the protein is encoded by the exons ATGGGTAACGACTTTAAGATCCTGAAACCCCAACCCACCAGTCCTTCAAAAACGCCTCTCCATAACTCTCAAAACGACACCGTTTCGACTCCATCTGTTCCTAAAACCGACACCGAGAATCCATTGCCGGAATTGCCAGAAGAACTCATCATCAACGAAATCCTCCTTAGACTTCCAGTGCGATCTCTCCTTCAATTCAAATGTGTCTGCAAATCATGGAAAACTCTAATCTCTGATCCTCAATTCTCAAAGACCCATCGAAAAGCCTCAACCGCGGATCCACTATTGGTCACTTCCGTTATTCATTCTGGAAAATGCGAAATCATAGCTTACCCTGTGAAGCCACCACCTGAAAATCTATCAACCCCTGTTGAGTCCTTTAGTATCTTCGGCACGAGACGCAAGTATCATATTATAGATTCATTCAATGGTTTGCTTTGTTTGTATGATGTCAGCCAATTTAATTTCACATTGTGGAATCCTTCTATCAATTTGAAATCCGAAACATCTCCAACCAATGTTTTGTCTGATTATAAGTTTATGACATATCATGGTTTTGGCTATGATCATGTTAATGATAAGTACAAGGTGCTGGTAGTTATGCGAAATGCAGCTGTTGTTGATTATAGGGAAATTGTCACCAGAATTTATACCTTTGGTGAAAATTCTTGGAAAACTGTTCCAAATTTCCCAGGAAAGTCTCATGTGTGGTCAGGGAAATTTGTGAGTGGCACTTTGAATTGGTTGGTTAATAAAAGAGCTGGTGGTAATTCTAGTCAAAGGGGGATTCTTTCCTTTGATCTTGGGAAGGAGACTTTTCGCGAAGTGTTGCTTCCTCAACATGATGGTTACGATGTCCGTAACTGCGGGCTGTATGTTTTGAGTAACTGCctttgtgtttgttttgatCACTCGAATAAAAATCATTGGGGTGTATGGATGATGAATCAATATGGAGTTACTGAGtcatggactaaattgatgatCATCCCTTGTAAAAAGTTAATGCGGCATCTTGTTGACCCCTTGTTCATTTCAGAAAATGGTGTTCTGATTCTGATGATGAATTCTATATATTCCAAATTTGTTCGGTATAACTTAAATAATGGCAGAATTGGTTATCCTAAGATTTTGGGCAAACTTGGGCGGGAGATGCATATTTACCATGAGAGTCTGGTATCACCGCAATG GAATTAA